One genomic window of Bacillus mycoides includes the following:
- a CDS encoding YjdJ family protein: MTINQMVQLGSACMLFITSALMSWYQGSNLIDYPDEWKYSAKFTNYFKGTVSNYQDIYQIDFFIYAEKFYPTAFVVMLISLLYMLVLILHILFKRNHEAI; encoded by the coding sequence TTGACAATAAACCAAATGGTTCAATTGGGCAGTGCATGTATGCTGTTTATTACTTCAGCACTTATGAGTTGGTATCAAGGGAGTAATTTGATAGATTATCCTGATGAATGGAAATATAGTGCTAAGTTTACGAATTACTTTAAAGGCACCGTTTCAAATTACCAAGATATTTATCAAATCGATTTCTTTATATATGCAGAAAAATTTTATCCAACAGCATTTGTTGTTATGCTAATTAGCTTACTTTACATGCTCGTATTAATTCTTCATATTCTATTTAAAAGAAATCATGAGGCAATTTAA
- the tyrS gene encoding tyrosine--tRNA ligase, with the protein MGILQDLEFRGLINQQTDAEGLEQLLEKESVKLYCGFDPTADSLHIGHMLPVLMLRRFQLAGHQPIALVGGGTGMIGDPSGKKAERTLNTKDTVAYYTESIKNQLSNFLEFENVDNPATMANNYDWLGNLDVITFLRDIGKNFGLNYMLAKDTVASRLETGISFTEFSYMILQSYDFLNLYQQHNCRLQIGGSDQWGNITAGLELIRKSEEDAKAFGLTIPLVTKSDGTKFGKTEGGAIWLDPEKTTPYEFYQFWINTDDRDVVKYLKYFTFLSHEEILELEKQVTEAPEKRAAQKSLGSEMTKLVHGEEALEQAIKISAALFSGSVAELTASEIEQGFKDVPSVERTAEDTVLIDLLVESKISPSKRQAREDVTNGAIYVNGERTQALDYVVTENDRIEGKFTIIRRGKKKYFLIRY; encoded by the coding sequence ATGGGTATTTTACAAGATCTTGAATTTCGCGGGCTAATTAATCAGCAAACAGATGCTGAGGGATTAGAGCAATTATTAGAAAAAGAAAGCGTTAAATTATACTGTGGTTTCGACCCGACAGCGGATAGCTTACATATTGGTCATATGTTACCAGTATTAATGTTACGTCGTTTCCAATTAGCTGGTCACCAACCAATCGCACTTGTTGGTGGTGGTACTGGTATGATCGGTGACCCAAGTGGTAAAAAAGCAGAGCGTACATTAAATACGAAAGATACAGTTGCTTACTACACGGAAAGCATTAAAAACCAACTTTCAAACTTCTTAGAGTTTGAAAATGTGGACAACCCAGCAACGATGGCTAACAACTATGACTGGCTTGGTAACTTAGATGTAATTACATTCTTACGCGATATCGGTAAAAACTTCGGTTTAAACTATATGTTAGCAAAAGATACAGTAGCATCTCGTTTAGAAACTGGTATTTCATTTACTGAGTTTAGTTACATGATTTTACAATCATACGACTTCTTAAACTTATACCAACAACACAATTGCCGTCTTCAAATCGGTGGTAGTGATCAATGGGGTAACATTACAGCTGGTCTTGAATTAATCCGTAAATCAGAAGAAGATGCGAAAGCATTCGGTTTAACAATTCCACTAGTTACAAAATCTGACGGTACGAAGTTTGGTAAAACAGAGGGCGGCGCAATTTGGTTAGACCCAGAGAAAACAACTCCTTACGAGTTCTACCAATTCTGGATCAATACAGATGACCGCGATGTAGTTAAATACTTAAAATACTTCACATTCTTATCTCATGAAGAAATTCTTGAGCTTGAGAAGCAAGTAACTGAAGCACCAGAAAAACGTGCAGCACAAAAATCATTAGGATCTGAAATGACAAAACTTGTTCACGGCGAAGAAGCGTTAGAGCAAGCAATTAAAATTTCAGCTGCATTATTCAGTGGCTCAGTAGCAGAACTTACTGCAAGCGAAATCGAACAAGGATTCAAAGACGTACCATCTGTAGAACGTACTGCAGAAGATACGGTATTAATCGACTTACTTGTAGAAAGCAAAATCTCTCCATCTAAACGTCAAGCACGTGAAGATGTAACGAACGGTGCAATCTACGTAAACGGTGAGCGTACACAAGCATTAGATTACGTTGTAACAGAAAACGACCGCATCGAAGGTAAATTCACAATCATTCGCCGCGGTAAGAAGAAATATTTCTTAATTCGTTACTAA
- a CDS encoding RNA polymerase sigma factor: MAQIGIEEELMLAYQNGDKQAGEKLYVLIKPVLYTFLYRFNRDEQLSIDLVQDTFLTLERKKHMYEIEKGKIKTYLFQIGYRLMINKLNRRKKWRSLLPFLVPVQEVEFSHEDRLTVREAILKVPEEQRAVLILSYYHDMQQKEIAEVLDIPIGTVKSRLHNGIKKLKQLLEVDEIERKSF, translated from the coding sequence ATGGCGCAGATTGGGATTGAGGAGGAGCTCATGCTTGCGTACCAAAATGGAGATAAGCAAGCGGGAGAAAAACTATATGTTTTAATCAAGCCAGTGCTATATACATTTTTGTATCGATTTAATCGTGATGAACAATTAAGTATCGACCTTGTGCAAGATACATTTTTGACGTTAGAACGAAAGAAACATATGTATGAAATCGAAAAGGGAAAAATAAAAACGTATTTATTTCAAATCGGTTATCGTCTTATGATTAATAAATTAAATAGAAGAAAAAAGTGGCGTTCGCTCTTACCGTTTTTAGTACCAGTGCAAGAGGTAGAGTTTTCCCACGAAGATCGGCTTACGGTAAGAGAAGCAATTTTGAAAGTTCCTGAAGAACAGCGAGCGGTCCTGATTCTTTCTTATTATCATGATATGCAGCAAAAAGAAATTGCAGAGGTACTAGATATTCCTATTGGAACAGTGAAGTCGAGACTTCATAACGGGATAAAGAAATTAAAACAATTGCTGGAGGTGGATGAAATTGAGCGAAAATCCTTTTAA
- a CDS encoding maltose acetyltransferase domain-containing protein: MNTEKEKMIQGEMYIPADPLLVQEREQARILTRKLNETSEVKLEERSAIVKELFGTTGDNIHLESSFRCDYGYNIHVGENFYANFDCTILDVCPVTIGVNCMLAPGVHIYTATHPLDPVERISGSEYGKPVTIGDNVWIGGRAIINPGVTIGHNAVIASGAVVTKDVPDNVVMGGNPAKIIKKIK, encoded by the coding sequence GAACACAGAAAAAGAAAAGATGATACAAGGGGAAATGTACATACCTGCTGATCCACTTTTAGTACAAGAGAGGGAGCAAGCTCGTATATTAACAAGAAAGTTAAATGAAACATCAGAAGTAAAATTAGAAGAACGTAGTGCAATCGTAAAAGAACTATTCGGAACGACTGGAGATAACATTCATCTTGAATCTTCTTTTAGATGTGATTACGGTTATAACATTCACGTTGGTGAAAACTTTTACGCAAACTTTGACTGCACCATTTTAGACGTATGCCCAGTTACAATCGGAGTGAATTGTATGTTAGCTCCAGGAGTTCACATTTATACAGCAACGCACCCACTTGATCCGGTGGAGCGCATAAGCGGATCAGAGTACGGAAAACCAGTAACAATTGGCGATAACGTATGGATTGGCGGAAGAGCGATTATTAATCCGGGCGTAACAATTGGACATAATGCAGTCATTGCATCTGGAGCTGTTGTAACGAAAGATGTACCGGATAATGTAGTAATGGGCGGGAATCCTGCGAAGATTATAAAAAAAATAAAATAA